A genome region from Carassius gibelio isolate Cgi1373 ecotype wild population from Czech Republic chromosome A23, carGib1.2-hapl.c, whole genome shotgun sequence includes the following:
- the LOC127944982 gene encoding FH2 domain-containing protein 1: MESASAAANHLLAPPTSPSSLSRISLANESQGFEEEGGAVVSCPSLPDHAPNGALPLAPPLPPPLPIGNPAERKRRVKSFYWKPIPEDRVKHQDGPNLWSFDRSSRDPLHIDIRAIEELFGHEDTPPASTTSTTTSTTISTTIGRRRASVKDLRPQITILGSKRSLNISIFLKHFKKSTESLLDDILLGNTGVFSVESLRELLKLLPEEDEVKNLQMFSGNPQDLAPPDAFIHQLIRLPRYEVRLEALLLKEEFFPSYTVMKQDMTIILSAIKELLSCEELHNVLHLVLQAGNIMNAGGSAGNAVGFKLSSLLLLADTKANKPGINLLHFVALEAQKKDLLMFPDKLQHVQQAARVCVDSIHEEFDALTRRVHQLQQNIHTDDELLLQLQSFLQSAARALEDLRISIDEVQREGDALIDFFCEDRDLFKLDECLRIFQNFCSKFKKAVQENMERGMWEESRRKRLKESEDKQHSWAGLEGVGGVFGLQSNSKVDVVAALKRKGLMKQLETSPESLYCSPQQNNVTLDPCGTETLVLLPIHSLSITNVTEEIQIKSLSIQESQNNDLQTQSQETLGNKEVTQNMTFHPSQISLVEEPELIYDKSEEKTKDNVWPTTESLQTSAGVKQTISKRTFGPKNRASLSVKSPSSSTKATSSSSSSSSPKCVSSSETASVRKLVPLRQPSSSVRIQERPGGSVLNVAKKTPAVRPEEKMCRATLRALDRPSPQTSACNSTLKPPSFTRNTVASTTRHSTTPGNRSKLPPLTHAASLRLSQVLKPKQTPAESVRPSPPAGRLRKSSTATSQRSVFTPGSRDKNVKPTWR, encoded by the exons ATGGAATCAGCCAGTGCTGCTGCCAATCATCTTCTGGCCCCACCCACATCCCCTTCTAGTTTGAGCAGGATCTCACTGGCCAATGAGAGCCAGGGTTTTGAGGAAGAGGGCGGGGCTGTTGTCTCTTGTCCGTCATTACCTGACCACGCCCCTAATGGTGCCCTGCCCCTGGCTCCTCCCCTTCCTCCACCCCTGCCCATTGGAAACCCTgcggagaggaagaggagggtaAAGAGTTTCTACTGGAAACCGATTCCTGAGGATCGTGTGAAGCATCAGGACGGGCCGAACCTGTGGAGCTTCGACCGGAGCAGCAGGGATCCGCTCCACATTGACATCAGGGCCATCGAGGAGCTGTTCGGACACGAGGACACGCCGCCAGCCTCCACGACCAGCACCACGACCAGCACCACGATCAGCACCACGATCGGACGAAGACGCGCTTCTGTGAAAGATCTCAGACCACAG atCACCATCCTGGGCTCCAAGAGAAGCTTGAATATCTCAATTTTTCTGAAACACTTCAAAAA GTCCACTGAGAGTCTTCTGGATGATATTCTTCTTGGAAACACAGGCGTCTTCAGTGTGGAGTCTCTCAGAGAGCTACTGAAGCTCCTGCCGGAGGAGGACGAG GTGAAGAATCTTCAGATGTTCAGTGGGAACCCTCAAGACCTGGCTCCGCCTGATGCCTTCATACACCAGCTCATCCGATTACCCAG GTATGAGGTCCGTCTCGAGGCTCTGCTGTTAAAGGAAGAGTTTTTCCCCTCATACACCGTAATGAAACAGGACATGACCATCATCCTGAGCGCCATTAAAG AGCTGTTGAGCTGTGAGGAGCTTCACAATGTCCTTCATTTAGTGCTGCAGGCTGGAAACATCATGAATGCT GGTGGCTCTGCTGGTAACGCCGTGGGCTTCAAACTCTCCTCTCTGCTTTTACTGGCTGACACTAAAGCCAACAAACCTGGAATCAACCTGCTGCACTTTGTCGCTCTG GAAGCTCAGAAGAAAGATCTGCTCATGTTTCCGGATAAACTTCAGCATGTTCAGCAAGCAGCGCG agtgtgTGTTGACAGCATTCATGAGGAGTTTGACGCTCTGACCAGAAGAGTTCATCAGTTACAGCAGAACATCCACACAGATGATGAGCTCCTGCTGCAGCTGCAGTCCTTCCTACAG AGCGCTGCTAGAGCTCTGGAGGATTTGAGGATCAGTATTGATGAGGTTCAGAGGGAAGGAGATGCTCTGATTGATTTCTTCTGTGAGGACAGAGATTTGTTCAAACTGGACGAGTGCTTACGAATTTTCCAGAATTTCTGCTCCAAATTCAAGAaagcagttcag GAGAACATGGAGCGAGGAATGTGGGAGGAGTCTAGGCGCAAGCGTCTGAAGGAGTCAGAAGACAAGCAGCACTCGTGGGCGGGGCTTGAGGGTGTGGGCGGAGTCTTCGGTTTGCAGTCCAATAGTAAAGTAGATGTGGTGGCGGCCTTAAAGAGGAAGGGGCTTATGAAACAGCTTGAGACAAGCCCTGAAAGTTTGTATTGCTCACCACAACAAAACAATGTGACCCTTGACCCCTGTGGAACGGAAACACTCGTACTTCTTCCAATACACTCGCTGTCCATCACAAATGTGACAGAGGAGATTCAAATTAAGTCTCTTTCCATACAGGAATCCCAGAACAACGACCTTCAAACACAAAGTCAGGAAACACTGGGAAATAAAGAAGTAACTCAAAACATGACCTTTCACCCTTCACAAATAAGTTTAGTGGAAGAACCAGAGCTCATTTATGACAAATCAGAGGAAAAAACTAAAGATAATGTCTGGCCTACAACAGAGTCACTCCAAACAAGCGCTGGAGTGAAACAAACAATCAGCAAACGAACCTTCGGCCCTAAAAACAGAGCATCTCTTTCTGTGAAATCGCCTTCATCTTCCACTAAAGcaacctcatcatcatcatcatcatcatctcctaAATGTGTGAGCTCCTCTGAAACCGCGAGTGTGAGGAAGCTCGTTCCCCTCCGGCAGCCCAGTAGTTCTGTGAGGATTCAGGAGCGACCCGGTGGAAGCGTCCTCAACGTCGCAAAGAAGACGCCAGCGGTTCGACCGGAGGAGAAGATGTGTCGTGCTACACTCCGAGCCCTCGACCGTCCCAGTCCTCAAACCTCTGCATGCAATTCAACACTCAAACCACCAAGCTTCACTCGCAACACTGTGGCGTCAACAACACGACACAGCACCACTCCTGGAAACCGGTCTAAACTTCCTCCACTGACCCACGCGGCTTCACTCAGGCTCTCTCAGGTCCTCAAGCCGAAGCAGACGCCTGCAGAAAGTGTTCGCCCATCGCCCCCTGCTGGACGTCTGAGGAAGAGCAGCACCGCCACCTCTCAAAGATCAGTGTTTACTCCTGGGTCACGAGATAAAAATGTCAAACCCACCTGGAGGTAG